A genome region from Lucilia cuprina isolate Lc7/37 chromosome 3, ASM2204524v1, whole genome shotgun sequence includes the following:
- the LOC111682280 gene encoding tyrosine aminotransferase isoform X1, giving the protein MLTTGLENSIITSSSTSSTNSAALKGRTSWNIKSSTLAKNTLNRIRFVVESLKIKPNPNKPMIPLSIGDPTTFGNLRASDETMKALLASIESGKYNGYAHTQGHESARKAIAKYSAHQSSEEIHPDNVILTSGCSAALEYCILALAETGQNILIPRPGFCLYQTLTEGLGIEVRYYDLLPEKQWQADLKQLESLIDENTAALLINNPSNPCGSVFSKEHLEDLLAICEKYYLPIIADEIYEHFVFPGSKHIAVSSLSKNVPVLSCGGLTKRFLVPGWRTGWIIIHDREDRMAEGIRGLKNMCGRILGSNTLIQGAIPDILEKTPQSYFDGVIDILSENAKLAFNMLKQVRGLNPVMPNGAMYMMVGINIEQFPEFKDDTHFVQELVNEQSVFCLPGSCFEFPNYMRIVLTVPREMIEEACSRMAEFCEAHYKVDNSIIENNLLDDIQY; this is encoded by the exons ATGCTTACAACTGGTTTGGAAAACTCTATTATAACATCGTCTTCTACTTCGTCAACGAATTCGGCCGCTCTTAAAGGACGTACATCATGGAATATCAAATCTTCGACATTGGCTAAGAATACCCTTAATCGTATTCGTTTTGTGGTcgaatctttaaaaattaaaccaaatcCTAACAAGCCTATGATTCCATTGTCTATTG GTGATCCCACAACCTTTGGTAACCTACGTGCATCCGATGAAACCATGAAGGCTCTATTGGCATCCATAGAAAGTGGCAAATATAATGGTTATGCTCATACCCAGGGTCATGAGTCAGCCCGTAAAGCCATTGCTAAATATAGTGCCCATCAAAGTTCCGAAGAAATTCATCCCGATAATGTGATCTTAACCAGTGGTTGCTCAGCTGCTTTGGAATATTGTATACTGGCTTTAGCAGAAACTggtcaaaatattttgataccCAGACCGGGATTTTGTTTATATCAAACCTTAACCGAAGGTTTGGGTATTGAGGTGCGTTACTATGATCTCTTGCCCGAAAAACAATGGCAAGCTGACTTAAAACAATTGGAATCGTTGATCGATGAAAACACCGCAGCCTTGTTAATCAACAATCCCAGTAATCCCTGTGGTAGTGTATTTAGCAAGGAACACTTGGAAGATTTATTGGCCATATGTGAGAAATACTATTTGCCCATCATAGCCGATGAG aTCTACGAACACTTTGTTTTCCCCGGATCCAAACATATTGCCGTCAGCAGTTTGTCCAAGAATGTCCCAGTTCTCTCCTGTGGTGGTTTAACTAAAAGATTTTTAGTTCCCGGCTGGCGTACCGGTTGGATTATCATCCATGATCGTGAGGATCGCATGGCAGAGGGTATTAGAGGCCTTAAAAACATGTGTGGTCGTATATTAGGTTCGAATACCTTAATTCAAGGTGCCATACCGGATATCTTGGAAAAGACTCCCCAAAGTTATTTCGATGGTGTCATTGATATTCTAAGTGAAAATGCCAAATTAGCCTTTAATATGCTAAAACAGGTGCGTGGCTTAAATCCTGTCATGCCCAATGGTGCCATGTACATGATGGTTGGCATTAATATTGAACAATTTCCCGAATTCAAAGATGACACACATTTCGTACAGGAGCTGGTGAATGAACAAAGTGTTTTCTGTTTGCCTGGTAGTTGTTTTGAATTTCCCAATTATATGCGCATTGTCCTGACTGTGCCAAGGGAAATGATTGAAGAGGCTTGTTCACGTATGGCTGAGTTTTGTGAGGCTCACTATAAGGTGGACAAttcaataattgaaaataatttattagatGATATTCAGTACTGA
- the LOC111682280 gene encoding tyrosine aminotransferase isoform X2, with product MKALLASIESGKYNGYAHTQGHESARKAIAKYSAHQSSEEIHPDNVILTSGCSAALEYCILALAETGQNILIPRPGFCLYQTLTEGLGIEVRYYDLLPEKQWQADLKQLESLIDENTAALLINNPSNPCGSVFSKEHLEDLLAICEKYYLPIIADEIYEHFVFPGSKHIAVSSLSKNVPVLSCGGLTKRFLVPGWRTGWIIIHDREDRMAEGIRGLKNMCGRILGSNTLIQGAIPDILEKTPQSYFDGVIDILSENAKLAFNMLKQVRGLNPVMPNGAMYMMVGINIEQFPEFKDDTHFVQELVNEQSVFCLPGSCFEFPNYMRIVLTVPREMIEEACSRMAEFCEAHYKVDNSIIENNLLDDIQY from the exons ATGAAGGCTCTATTGGCATCCATAGAAAGTGGCAAATATAATGGTTATGCTCATACCCAGGGTCATGAGTCAGCCCGTAAAGCCATTGCTAAATATAGTGCCCATCAAAGTTCCGAAGAAATTCATCCCGATAATGTGATCTTAACCAGTGGTTGCTCAGCTGCTTTGGAATATTGTATACTGGCTTTAGCAGAAACTggtcaaaatattttgataccCAGACCGGGATTTTGTTTATATCAAACCTTAACCGAAGGTTTGGGTATTGAGGTGCGTTACTATGATCTCTTGCCCGAAAAACAATGGCAAGCTGACTTAAAACAATTGGAATCGTTGATCGATGAAAACACCGCAGCCTTGTTAATCAACAATCCCAGTAATCCCTGTGGTAGTGTATTTAGCAAGGAACACTTGGAAGATTTATTGGCCATATGTGAGAAATACTATTTGCCCATCATAGCCGATGAG aTCTACGAACACTTTGTTTTCCCCGGATCCAAACATATTGCCGTCAGCAGTTTGTCCAAGAATGTCCCAGTTCTCTCCTGTGGTGGTTTAACTAAAAGATTTTTAGTTCCCGGCTGGCGTACCGGTTGGATTATCATCCATGATCGTGAGGATCGCATGGCAGAGGGTATTAGAGGCCTTAAAAACATGTGTGGTCGTATATTAGGTTCGAATACCTTAATTCAAGGTGCCATACCGGATATCTTGGAAAAGACTCCCCAAAGTTATTTCGATGGTGTCATTGATATTCTAAGTGAAAATGCCAAATTAGCCTTTAATATGCTAAAACAGGTGCGTGGCTTAAATCCTGTCATGCCCAATGGTGCCATGTACATGATGGTTGGCATTAATATTGAACAATTTCCCGAATTCAAAGATGACACACATTTCGTACAGGAGCTGGTGAATGAACAAAGTGTTTTCTGTTTGCCTGGTAGTTGTTTTGAATTTCCCAATTATATGCGCATTGTCCTGACTGTGCCAAGGGAAATGATTGAAGAGGCTTGTTCACGTATGGCTGAGTTTTGTGAGGCTCACTATAAGGTGGACAAttcaataattgaaaataatttattagatGATATTCAGTACTGA
- the LOC111682284 gene encoding NADH dehydrogenase (ubiquinone) complex I, assembly factor 6 homolog — MKRFYNNLNTICLRNSAAIKYQQQRQQHDKQTTQNNQLFGVKYCMNLVEKNDYENYLCTLLLPKEQRRHAFALRAFNVEVAKCSTNVSEPAIAKMRLKFWYDSIEKCYDKEKSYVADQPVLREMKHTIDSFKLNKLYLKRLVNARDRSPNEPFITLKDLETYAEQTYSSLLYLLIELTGVKDLNVDHVASHLGKAQGIVTLLRSIPYTKRSQALSIPQEILIKHGVSQERVLRANPQDKGVEECIFEVATAAHQHLEHARDLSSNLPKVVRKIFLPAVAVERYLERLRLANFNLVHQSCLQRDSMLPLALYMRNLRGKF, encoded by the exons ATGAAgcgtttttataataatttaaatacaatttgtttaagaaattcaGCAGCTattaaatatcaacaacaaagGCAGCAACATGATAAACAAACCACACAAAATAATCAATTATTCGGAGTTAAATACTGTATGAATTTAGTGGA GAAAAATGATTATGAAAATTACTTGTGTACCCTGCTATTGCCTAAGGAACAGAGAAGACATGCATTTGCTTTGAGGGCGTTTAATGTCGAAGTGGCCAAGTGTTCCACTAAT gtcTCTGAACCTGCCATAGCTAAAATGCGCCTAAAATTTTGGTATGATTCCATAGAGAAATGTTACGACAAAGAGAAATCCTATGTAGCCGACCAGCCCGTCCTGAGAGAAATGAAACAT ACCATAGATtcctttaaattaaataaactatatttaaaacgTTTAGTTAATGCGCGTGATCGTTCCCCCAACGAGCCCTTTATTACTTTAAAAGACTTGGAAACTTATGCCGAACAGACTTATTCTTCATTGCTATATTTATTAATCGAATTGACTGGTGTTAAGGATTTAAATGTTGATCATGTTGCCTCACATTTGGGTAAAGCTCAGGGTATTGTGACTCTTTTAAGATCCATACCGTACACAAAACGTAGTCAGGCTTTAAGTATACCCCAAGAGATACTTATTAAGCATGGCGTTAGTCAGGAGCGCGTGTTGAGAGCTAATCCTCAGGATAAAGGTGTGGAGGAGTGCATATTTGAGGTGGCTACGGCGGCGCATCAACATTTGGAACAT GCGCGCGATCTATCCTCTAATCTTCCAAAAGTTGTTCGCAAAATATTTTTACCCGCTGTCGCCGTAGAACGTTATCTCGAACGCTTAAGATTAGCCAATTTCAA tctagtccatcAGTCGTGCTTACAAAGAGACTCCATGTTACCTTTGGCCCTATACATGCGTAATTTGAgaggtaaattttaa
- the LOC111682270 gene encoding uncharacterized protein LOC111682270, translated as MENYSHPVSPTTPPPQETVEKPEDAKKPPPQFQIENITIAKPPLLKIYYWESLDLENLNRKLLTDNSFIEHHLELPTRQLNSTPMKIILWLRNMCNFDFTMCLKRIKNCQCVPRETRVGFNQFRHLYHCPHRRLIHISQDMYVMKPGDLVAMSVVAYYYILGDHVLTFELRISDLRIILLHFHVTITTFDPVKSVLTTKMIPVDIKEHRSLAQPLWIRNITMQNLHFLFSGKNRGLRLINPNMEVPRQSVWPLIVEYRPSDYENNLNLFLNCGAKLAAKGGAGNHFKIPITCKGYMQEEIEETQAPNSDYECADYLYVLYPNKLEFSTEINEEKTQMIAVHNYNQKCMQFKWQTYTISEYFSFTFEPNIFTLKPHHSKLCVVQVKSFNKPLHFKRIPCVLEIHRILDKSTQIAQSLLTEVESIDDPKWLENSYVEHVLLHIDLKVKFPSMEKEKVIDENDLNKDCTNNQTTIFEKLFWDYLSKSNYMRNTSKIPRNLNYEQVLNKDFNSMNKDSKAHNNKQAAFNILSFLTAEACRDLSKNYRFVPVEILDSI; from the exons ATGGAAAACTATTCACATCCTGTATCTCCTACCACACCTCCTCCCCAAGAAACCGTTGAAAAACCAGAGGATGCTAAAAAACCACCACcacaatttcaaattgaaaatataacaatagCCAAGCCACCGCTATTAAAAATCTACTATTGGGAAAGTTTGGATTTAGAgaa TTTAAATCGCAAACTTTTAACTGATAATTCCTTTATAGAACATCATTTGGAATTGCCTACACGCCAACTAAATAGCACACCCATGAAGATTATTTTGTGGTTACGCAATATGTGTAATTTCGACTTTACTATGTGTTTAAAACGCATAAAGAATTGTCAATGTGTACCCAGAGAGACCCGGGTGGGTTTCAATCAATTTCGCCATTTATATCACTGTCCTCACCGGCGTTTGATACATATCAGTCAGGACATGTATGTAATGAAACCAGGAGATTTGGTGGCCATGTCGGTTGTGgcttattattatattttgggAGATCATGTTTTGACTTTTGAATTGAG AATTTCCGATTTGCGCATCATTTTGCTACATTTCCATGTAACCATTACCACATTTGATCCTGTGAAAAGTGTTCTAACCACCAAAATGATTCCAGTTGATATTAAGGAACATCGCAGCCTGGCTCAACCCTTATGGATACGTAATATAACAatgcaaaatttacattttctatttaGTGGCAAAAATCGTGGCCTCCGTTTAATTAATCCCAATATGGAAGTACCCAGACAAAGTGTTTGGCCATTGATTGTGGAATACAGGCCGAGTGATTATGAAAATAAT cttaatttgtttttaaactgtgGCGCTAAATTAGCTGCCAAAGGTGGTGCaggaaatcattttaaaatccCCATAACATGTAAAGGTTACATGCAGGAAGAAATTGAAGAAACCCAAGCACCCAATTCAGATTATGAATGTGCTGATTACCTGTATGTTTTGTACCCCAATAAGTTggaattttctacagaaataaatgaagaaaaaacccAAATGATCGCGGTACACAATTACAATCAAAAGTGTATGCAATTTAAATGGCAAAC CTACACTATTAGCGAATACTTTAGTTTTACCTTTGAACCTAATATATTTACCCTTAAACCTCATCATTCTAAACTATGTGTGGTGCAAGTGAAGTCATTCAATAAGCCTTTACATTTCAAACGTATACCGTGTGTTTTGGAGATACATCGCATTCTAGATAAATCCACACAAATAGCTCAATCACTTTTAACCGAAGTGGAGTCTATAGATGATCCTAAGTGGTTAGAGAATAGTTATGTGGAGCATGTTCTTTTGCATAtagatttaaaagttaaatttcctTCCATGGAAAAGGAGAAGGTAATAGatgaaaatgacttaaacaagGACTGCACAAACAATCAAACTACAATATTTGAGAAATTATTTTGGGATTACTTATCCAAATCGAATTATATGCGTAACACCAGCAAAATaccaagaaatttaaattatgaacAAGTTTTAAATAAGGATTTCAATTCAATGAACAAGGATTCTAAAGCACATAATAATAAGCA agcagctttcaatattttaagttttctaacGGCTGAAGCTTGTCGTGATCTATCCAAAAATTATCGCTTTGTACCTGTTGAAATTTTagattctatttaa